The genomic region ACCGCGAACCCGCCGACATCCTGCGCGAACTCGACGAGTGGGTGCGCCAGCTCGGGCAGCCCGACGGCAACGGCGGCACCTGGATCCCCAGCGTCAGCTGCCTGTACATGGTCTACGACGCCTGGTCGCGCGAGCTGTCCTACGCCAACGCCGGGCACGCGGCGCCGCTGCTGGTCACCTCCGAGTCCGTCGAGACCCTCGACCTGGAGATCACCGACCGCATGCTGGGCGTGCGCGCCAAGGGCGCGGCAGGCGAGGACATCGTCTACCACCAGGCGAACCTGCGCCTGCCCATCGGCGCCACCCTGGTCATGTACACCGACGGCCTGGTGGACCGGCGCCCGATCGGCGGCCGGGCCGACCCCGAGGTCGCGCTGGAGCGCATGGCCGAGCGGGTGGCCGAGGTCGCCGACAAGGACGTCGACCAGATCGCCGAGGTGGCCGCGCACAGCGTGCCCGGCGAACTCGACGACGACACCGCGCTGATGGTCGTGCGCACCCACTCCGACGAGCTGGACCTCATGGAGGGCTGGTTCCGCTCGGAGGCCTCCACCGTGGGCGAGGCCCGCCACCTGGCGGCCAACACGTTCAAGGAGTGGGGGATGGGCCGCGACCAGGCCGAGCTCGCCTGCCTGCTGGTCTCGGAGATCGTCACCAACGTCGTCATCCACGCCACCCCGCACCCCGTGCACCGCGAGTTCACCGGCAGCGGAGTGCTCGACTCCGAGGGGCCGCCGGCGAACGACTCCCCGGCCGCCGACGAGTTCGACGAGGACTGGACCGACCTCCTGGAGGCGGTCTCGGAGGTCGACGAGCCCACCGAGGAGCCGTGGGAGAAGGAGTTCCTGCTCCGGCTGCGCCGCGGCGCCACCGCCGTGTGGGTGGAGGTCTTCGACCACGACCTGCGCCTGCCGCGCATCCGCAGCGCCGCCGCCGACGACGAGGGCGGTCGCGGGCTCTACCTGGTGGAACAGCTGGCCAGCCGGTGGGGGTCGCGTCCCACGCCCGACGGCAAGGCGGTGTGGTTCGAGATGCCGATGCACGGTGACGAGGACGAGGACGGGTCCGAGACGCTGGGCTGAGCAGCCGAGCTGAGCAGGCGGGCTCAGCCGCCTCCGGGGCCGCGACGCCGCGAACTCCCTGCCACGGGGCGCTCCCGCAGCGTTCCGTGACCGATCTGACCTGGCACGAACAGGGAGGTATCGGTAATTTGTGGGCAGCCGTCCCCCATGAACCGGAGCCCCGATGACCTCTCCCACCCGTCCGTCCCGTCGATTCCGCCTGAGTCTCGGCGTCGTGGCGGGAAGCGCCGTCCTCGCCGCGGCGGCCTGCGCCCCCGTGGACGAGGAGCCGGCCGACGCGGCCGGCGACGCGGCCGTGGAGTGCACACCCGACCAGCTGCCCACGCTGACCGAGGGCACGCTCACGATCGGGACGGACAGCCCGGCCTACCCGCCGTGGTTCGTCGACGACGACCCGACCAACGGTGAGGGGTTCGAGTCGGCGGTCGCCCACGCGGTCGCCGAGCGGCTCGGCTACACCCCCGAGCAGGTCGAGTGGAGCGTCGTGACCTTCAACAACGCGATCCAGCCGGGGCCGAAGCAGTACGACTTCGACATCAACCAGTTCTCCATCACCGAGGAGCGCCGGGCCGCCGTCGACTTCTCCAGCCCGTACTACGACGTCCGCCAGACGGTCATCGCGATGGCGGGCACCGACGCCGCGGACGCGACCTCCCTGGCGGACCTGGCCGGCCTGAGCGTGGGCGCCCAGGTGGGCACCACCAGCTACGACGCGCTCGTGGAGACCGTGGACCCGGACGAGGAGCCGCAGGTCTTCAACAACAACGACGACGCCAAGCAGGCCCTGGAGAACGGGCAGGTGGACGCGCTCGTCCTCGACCTGCCCACCGCCTTCTACGTCACCTCCGCGGAGCTGGAGGACGCCGAGATCGTCGGCCAGCTCCCGGCGACCGACGCCGACGCCGAACAGTTCGGCCTGGTCCTGGACCTGGACTCGCCGCTCACGGACTGCGTCACCGAGGCGGTCGACGGCCTGCGCGAGGACGGCACGCTCGCCGAGCTCGAACAGGAGTGGCTGTCGGAGGCCGCGGACGTTCCCGAGCTGGCGTGAGCGCCCGCGACACCGCCGCGCACGTTCCGAGCGTCCTGGAGGCCGAGCGGGTCGCGTTCCGCCGCCGCCAGGGCGTGCGGTCGGTCCTGATCGGCGCGGTCTCCACGGCGCTGCTCGGCGGAGTCCTGGTGAGCGTCGTGATCGGCTCCCCGGGCTGGGACCGGGTGCGGGAGACCTTCTTCGACGCGTCCGTGGCCCGCGAGGCGCTGCCCGCCGTGCTCACGGGGCTGTGGCTCAACGTCCGGGTCCTGCTGTTCTGCGCCCTGGGCGCGCTGGCGCTCGGCCTCGTCGTGGCGATCATGCGGACCCTGCGGGGGCCGGTGTTCTTCCCGCTGCGGGCCCTGGCGACATCGTACACCTACGGGTTCCGCGGCGCACCGCTGATCATCGTGCTGTACCTGATGACCTTCGGCGTGCCGGGACTGCGGTTGGAAGGCACCCCGAGCGTGCTGGTGCTCGGCGGGATCGCGCTGGTGATCACCTACGGCGCCTACATCGCCGAGGTGTTCAGGGCCGGGATCGAGTCGGTGCACCCCAGCCAGATCGCGGCGGCGCGCTCGCTCGGGCTCACCTACCCGCAGACCATGCGCCACGTGGTCCTGCCGCAGGCCGTGCGGCGGGTCTCGCCGCCGCTGCTCAACGACATGGTGGCGCTGCAGAAGGACGTGGGGCTGATCTCGTTGGCGGGGCCGATCGACGCGATCCGCGCCGCGCAGATCGCCACCGCCCAGACCTACAACTTCACCCCCTACATCGTGGCCGGGGTGCTGTTCGTGCTGATGGCGATTCCACTGGTGGCGGTGACCGACTGGGTGACCGTGCGCTCGGCACGCCGGCAGTCGGCGGAGGGGGGACGATGAGCGAGCTGGAGCGGCTGGCGCGCCTGGACGGCACCGAGGCGGATCCGGCGTCCGTGCCGGTGCTGCGGGTGCGGGACGTGCGCAAGGAGTTCAGGGGCACGGTGGTGCTCGACGGGCTCGACCTGGACGTGCCCGAGCACGGTGTGGTGGTGCTGATCGGCGCCTCCGGCTCCGGCAAGTCCACCCTGCTGCGGTGCGCGAACCTGCTGGAGCCGATCAGCGACGGATCCATCCACCTGGACGGCGAGCACATCACCGACCCCAGGGTGGACCCCGACCGCGTGCGGCGCCGGATCGGGATGGTGTTCCAGTCCTTCAACCTGTTCCCGCACATGTCGGTGCTGGACAACGTCACGCTCGCGCCGCGCCGCGTGCACCGGCGCGACCGCGCGGAGGCGGCGGAACGGGCCCGGGAGCTGTTGGACCGGGTCGGCCTGCTGGAGAAGGCCGACGAGTACCCGGACCGCCTGTCGGGCGGGCAGCAGCAGCGGGTGGCGATCGTGCGGGCGCTGGTCAACTCCCCGCGCCTGCTCCTGCTGGACGAGGTCACCAGCGCGCTCGACCCCGAACTGGTGGGGGAGGTGCTGGACCTGGTCCGCGGGCTGCGCGACGAGGGGATGACGATGCTGCTGGCCACCCACGAGATGGGCTTCGCGCGCAAGGTCGCCGACACCGTGTGCTTCCTGGACGGGGGCCGGGTGCTGGAGCAGGGGCCGCCCGAGCAGGTCCTGGGCGATCCCGAACAGCCCCGCACCCGGCGGTTCCTCCAGCGGATCATCGACGCCGGGCGGCTCTGAGCACGCGGTGACGCCGCCCGGAGCCGGGGCGTGAGGGGGATGCCCGGCCGTACACGACGCCGTTCGGGCCGCGCCCGCGCTCGCTCAGCTGAAGAAGCCGGCGACGCCCCGTCCGGCCGTGTCCGCGGTGTTGCACCAGTCCATGCAGGACTCGACTGCTTTTCCGACAGCGGGGGCGAGGGCGGCCTTGCGTTCGTCGGTGACGGCCTCCCACTGTTCGAGGGCCTTCCGGCACTCGGTGAGGCTCCACTCGCCGTAGCACGGCAGGAAGTCGGGTGCCGGAATCGGTGAGGGGACGCGACCGTAGTTGAACTCCCCGACGCTGACCGCGGTCACACCCAGCCCGGCCAGGGCCTCGTCGACGGTCTCCAGCCACCCGGCCCGCATCGGGGAGAAGTCGTTGTTGAACAGAGCGCGGCCGTGGAACTCGCAGATCCACTTGAAGGCGTACCCGTACATGGTGCCGTGCCGGTCGTCGAACGGGCCTCCGTCGATGACCGCGCGGATCGCATCGCGGATGGAGGGGCCGTCGGTGTGGTCGAACTGGGAGTCGAAGTGGGCCAGGTGCTGCTTGAA from Nocardiopsis aegyptia harbors:
- a CDS encoding ABC transporter substrate-binding protein, with protein sequence MTSPTRPSRRFRLSLGVVAGSAVLAAAACAPVDEEPADAAGDAAVECTPDQLPTLTEGTLTIGTDSPAYPPWFVDDDPTNGEGFESAVAHAVAERLGYTPEQVEWSVVTFNNAIQPGPKQYDFDINQFSITEERRAAVDFSSPYYDVRQTVIAMAGTDAADATSLADLAGLSVGAQVGTTSYDALVETVDPDEEPQVFNNNDDAKQALENGQVDALVLDLPTAFYVTSAELEDAEIVGQLPATDADAEQFGLVLDLDSPLTDCVTEAVDGLREDGTLAELEQEWLSEAADVPELA
- a CDS encoding amino acid ABC transporter permease yields the protein MSARDTAAHVPSVLEAERVAFRRRQGVRSVLIGAVSTALLGGVLVSVVIGSPGWDRVRETFFDASVAREALPAVLTGLWLNVRVLLFCALGALALGLVVAIMRTLRGPVFFPLRALATSYTYGFRGAPLIIVLYLMTFGVPGLRLEGTPSVLVLGGIALVITYGAYIAEVFRAGIESVHPSQIAAARSLGLTYPQTMRHVVLPQAVRRVSPPLLNDMVALQKDVGLISLAGPIDAIRAAQIATAQTYNFTPYIVAGVLFVLMAIPLVAVTDWVTVRSARRQSAEGGR
- a CDS encoding amino acid ABC transporter ATP-binding protein, with product MSELERLARLDGTEADPASVPVLRVRDVRKEFRGTVVLDGLDLDVPEHGVVVLIGASGSGKSTLLRCANLLEPISDGSIHLDGEHITDPRVDPDRVRRRIGMVFQSFNLFPHMSVLDNVTLAPRRVHRRDRAEAAERARELLDRVGLLEKADEYPDRLSGGQQQRVAIVRALVNSPRLLLLDEVTSALDPELVGEVLDLVRGLRDEGMTMLLATHEMGFARKVADTVCFLDGGRVLEQGPPEQVLGDPEQPRTRRFLQRIIDAGRL
- a CDS encoding DUF7691 family protein → MSYALTTYVVDLPALHASVGSKDDKLRRMIGGRFKQHLAHFDSQFDHTDGPSIRDAIRAVIDGGPFDDRHGTMYGYAFKWICEFHGRALFNNDFSPMRAGWLETVDEALAGLGVTAVSVGEFNYGRVPSPIPAPDFLPCYGEWSLTECRKALEQWEAVTDERKAALAPAVGKAVESCMDWCNTADTAGRGVAGFFS